The Halorientalis sp. IM1011 genome window below encodes:
- a CDS encoding RimK family alpha-L-glutamate ligase codes for MADTTDPTIGVLSLHTSKETKAICNAVTALGYEAEWLRAENTAVDVRDGRATLEPDADVIVNRLLLSKQEQPAEGLGLAATIANLRPMLNSPGPTLSATYKFATATALAEADVPIPDALLALSTDRLDADRERFGDPAVYKTAIGTHGGGTWKVDAGNTVNAQVGPRQAFLQEFLATTDDHHSDLRVYVVGDEVIAAMSRTAQGEEWRANVALGSETADVTDSLPEDVADIARRATDAVGLDYAGIDVIEGPDGWYVLEVNPTAGFKGLFGATGINPAPYIAKLAIERAGGAVDDEAVAELATELDDSRPACMPEVDSEDPAEPVVIGYTEEVVVRGTRGAETVYAKSDTGATRTSIDAALAADIGTGPIKDIVKIRSGSVKEGRSRPVVDLVVGVGGSQHTVTASIEDRSHMDYPLLLGRDILEHYHVDVTRRADRTTTEVDTEEEEAGEE; via the coding sequence ATGGCCGACACCACGGACCCGACGATCGGCGTCCTCAGCCTCCACACCAGCAAGGAGACGAAGGCGATCTGTAACGCCGTCACCGCGCTGGGCTACGAGGCCGAGTGGCTCCGCGCGGAGAACACCGCCGTCGACGTTCGCGACGGCCGGGCCACGCTCGAACCCGACGCCGACGTGATCGTCAACCGGCTCCTCCTCTCGAAACAGGAACAACCCGCCGAGGGACTGGGGCTCGCAGCCACTATCGCCAACCTGCGACCCATGCTCAACTCGCCGGGACCGACGCTGTCGGCTACCTACAAGTTCGCCACGGCGACCGCACTGGCCGAAGCGGACGTCCCCATTCCAGACGCGCTGCTGGCGCTCTCGACCGACCGCCTCGACGCGGACCGCGAGCGCTTCGGCGACCCCGCCGTCTACAAGACCGCCATCGGCACGCACGGCGGCGGCACCTGGAAGGTCGACGCCGGCAACACCGTCAACGCGCAGGTCGGGCCGCGGCAGGCCTTCCTACAGGAGTTTCTCGCCACCACCGACGACCACCACAGCGACCTCCGGGTCTACGTCGTGGGCGACGAAGTGATCGCCGCGATGTCCCGCACCGCACAGGGCGAGGAGTGGCGCGCAAACGTCGCGCTGGGCAGCGAGACCGCCGACGTGACCGACAGCCTCCCCGAGGACGTGGCGGACATCGCCCGCCGTGCGACCGACGCGGTCGGCCTCGACTACGCCGGCATCGACGTTATCGAGGGCCCGGACGGCTGGTACGTGCTGGAGGTCAACCCCACCGCCGGGTTCAAGGGCCTGTTCGGCGCGACCGGGATCAACCCCGCGCCGTACATCGCGAAACTCGCCATCGAGCGGGCTGGTGGGGCCGTCGACGACGAGGCCGTCGCGGAGCTCGCGACGGAACTCGACGACTCGCGGCCGGCCTGCATGCCCGAGGTCGACTCAGAGGACCCGGCCGAACCGGTCGTGATCGGCTACACGGAGGAGGTCGTCGTCCGCGGAACCCGGGGGGCAGAGACCGTCTACGCCAAATCCGACACGGGCGCGACCCGGACGAGTATCGACGCCGCGCTGGCCGCCGACATCGGCACCGGGCCGATCAAGGACATCGTAAAGATCCGGTCGGGTAGCGTCAAGGAGGGGCGCTCCAGGCCGGTCGTCGACCTCGTGGTCGGCGTCGGCGGCAGTCAACACACCGTCACCGCGAGCATCGAGGACCGCAGCCACATGGACTACCCGCTGCTTCTGGGCCGGGACATCCTCGAACACTACCACGTCGACGTGACCCGGCGGGCCGACCGGACTACGACGGAAGTCGACACCGAAGAGGAGGAAGCCGGCGAGGAGTAA
- a CDS encoding succinylglutamate desuccinylase/aspartoacylase family protein produces MAAGDFTYSGGRVEPGETDDIRFPVSETYLGDPIRIPVTIINGAKPGPTVFLSAAIHGDELNGIEVVREVAQEWDHDGLEGTLVCLPVLNVPGFMGQQRYLPIHDRDLNRAFPGAEDSTSAQRMAARIFDEFVEPCDLGIDFHTSTRGRTNMLHVRADTDDPRVARLAKAFSSHVIISSEGPSGSLRREATDAGVPTITVEMGEAHRFQRDLIDRALDGVVSVLAEYDLRPTEAVNWPGWRTIVADQDEKTWLRANAGGVVEMHHAQGALVHEGDRICTITNPFKAASDTVCAPFDGVIVGVLENPLVYPGNPLCHLVRLDADTLRAVEREQKETDSTGR; encoded by the coding sequence ATGGCCGCGGGGGATTTCACGTACAGCGGTGGCCGGGTCGAACCCGGCGAGACCGACGACATCCGCTTCCCGGTGAGCGAGACGTACCTCGGTGACCCGATCCGGATCCCGGTGACGATCATCAACGGTGCGAAACCGGGACCGACCGTCTTTCTGAGCGCCGCGATCCACGGCGACGAACTCAACGGGATCGAGGTCGTCCGCGAGGTCGCCCAGGAGTGGGATCACGACGGCCTCGAGGGGACACTCGTCTGTCTGCCGGTCCTGAACGTCCCCGGGTTCATGGGCCAGCAACGGTACCTCCCCATCCACGACCGCGACCTCAACCGCGCCTTTCCGGGGGCCGAGGACAGCACCAGCGCCCAGCGGATGGCCGCGCGGATCTTCGACGAGTTCGTCGAGCCCTGCGACCTCGGCATCGACTTCCACACCTCGACGCGCGGGCGGACGAACATGCTCCACGTCCGTGCCGACACGGACGACCCGCGAGTCGCCCGTCTCGCGAAGGCCTTCTCCTCGCACGTCATCATCTCCAGCGAGGGTCCGTCGGGGTCGCTCCGCCGGGAGGCCACCGACGCGGGCGTCCCGACGATCACCGTCGAGATGGGCGAGGCCCACCGGTTCCAGCGGGACCTGATCGACCGCGCGCTCGACGGCGTAGTGAGCGTTCTCGCGGAGTACGACCTCCGCCCGACCGAGGCGGTCAACTGGCCCGGCTGGCGCACCATCGTCGCCGATCAGGACGAGAAGACGTGGCTCCGGGCCAACGCCGGCGGCGTCGTCGAGATGCACCACGCCCAGGGCGCACTGGTCCACGAGGGCGACCGCATCTGTACCATCACGAATCCCTTCAAGGCCGCCTCGGACACCGTCTGTGCGCCCTTCGACGGCGTCATCGTCGGCGTCCTCGAAAACCCGCTGGTGTATCCGGGCAACCCGCTCTGCCATCTCGTGCGGCTCGACGCCGACACCCTCCGGGCGGTCGAACGGGAACAGAAAGAAACGGATTCTACGGGACGTTAG